The Armatimonadota bacterium genome has a segment encoding these proteins:
- a CDS encoding cupin domain-containing protein, giving the protein MRDTSAEIPAAYKRPFDPERFRWEGIEPKLYKFHVGEIRGMGWRGVWRFTLASPPEVPAAFALRYFEIEPGGYSSFEKHEHVHFILVLRGRGRAVVGTRVFELAPYDLLYVPPLVPHRWINEGEEPFGFLCPVNAERDPPRPLDDAEWEAVATNPHTAPYAF; this is encoded by the coding sequence ATGCGCGATACGTCCGCAGAGATCCCGGCGGCCTATAAGCGACCCTTCGATCCGGAGCGCTTCCGGTGGGAGGGGATCGAACCCAAGCTCTACAAGTTCCATGTGGGGGAGATCCGGGGGATGGGCTGGCGGGGGGTGTGGCGGTTCACCCTGGCAAGCCCGCCGGAGGTGCCCGCCGCGTTCGCCCTGCGGTACTTCGAGATCGAGCCCGGGGGATACAGCAGCTTCGAGAAGCATGAGCACGTGCACTTCATCCTCGTGCTGCGGGGCCGCGGGCGGGCGGTGGTGGGAACCCGGGTCTTCGAGCTCGCGCCCTACGACCTCCTCTACGTCCCGCCCCTGGTGCCGCACCGATGGATCAACGAGGGCGAGGAGCCCTTCGGCTTTCTCTGCCCGGTGAACGCGGAGCGGGATCCACCGCGGCCCCTCGACGATGCGGAGTGGGAGGCCGTCGCCACCAACCCCCACACAGCCCCGTACGCCTTTTAG